Proteins from a genomic interval of Gossypium hirsutum isolate 1008001.06 chromosome A09, Gossypium_hirsutum_v2.1, whole genome shotgun sequence:
- the LOC121203267 gene encoding methionine gamma-lyase-like codes for MKRAAAADSFEGDDEIFVAKKSMLPTAWENDPAASLASLRHVFGEHGGVNMSIEASATFTVMEPETMRRMFTGELGPDRDFFIYSRHFNPTVLNLSRQMAALEGTEAAYCTASGMAAISSVMLQLCSSGGHVVASGTVYGGTHALLTHFLPRICNITTTFVDITDHEAVKNAIVERRTKVLFFESISNPALTVADIPELSKLAHDK; via the exons ATGAAGAGAGCCGCAGCGGCTGATAGCTTTGAAGGGGATGATGAGATATTCGTGGCCAAGAAATCTATGTTGCCAACAGCATGGGAAAATGATCCTGCTGCCTCCTTAGCCAGCCTGCGCCATGTATTCGGTGAGCATGGTGGCGTTAACATGTCCATTGAAGCTTCCGCCACCTTCACCGTCATGGAACCTGAGACAATGCGCCGCATGTTCACTGGTGAACTGGGCCCCGATCGTGATTTCTTCATTTATAGTCGTCACTTCAACCCCACCGTCTTAAATCTCAGTCGTCAGATGGCAGCCCTAGAAGGAACCGAAGCTGCCTATTGCACTGCTAGTG GTATGGCTGCTATATCATCAGTAATGTTGCAACTCTGCAGCAGCGGCGGACATGTGGTGGCGTCGGGGACCGTCTACGGAGGAACCCATGCACTTTTAACCCATTTCTTGCCCAGAATCTGTAACATCACGACCACGTTTGTGGACATAACCGATCACGAAGCCGTGAAAAACGCCATCGTTGAAAGAAGGACCAAGGTGTTGTTCTTCGAGTCAATTTCCAACCCAGCACTCACCGTAGCCGACATTCCGGAGCTAAGCAAGCTAGCACATGACAAATGA
- the LOC107930228 gene encoding probable lysophospholipase BODYGUARD 3 — protein sequence MDVKLNTIRLVWVLSLAGEILNNAVSFAVFCVLDFVDFILCFVYKVIDFWIESQWKPCYCSFAKQHIIEGENILVSEECESKTVCLTSTKLQLEDISDTLYSRPSIVAQLSKFIVNDLNKAKKTTVTSTFTIDSTIVEMLRGNVVPKQSVLLPRWSDCGCKICNSWTSSSKDTLFVKAEGPKDKAREDVLFIHGLISSSVFWTETLFPNFSTTVKSTYRLLAVDILGFGRSPKPTELLYTLREHVEMIEKSVLEAYQVKSFHIVAHSLGCILALAIAVKQPGSIKSLTLLAPPYFPVPKGEPATQYIMRRIAPRRVWPVMAFGASIACWYEHISRTFCLVICKNHRFWEFITKFITRNRIRTYLLESFCCHTHNSGWHTFHNIICGTAGKLDSYLDTVCNQLKCEVAIFHGGDDKVIPVECSYNVQRRIPRAQVKVVENKDHITIVVGRQMAFAKELEKIWKRSKCD from the exons aTGGATGTAAAGCTTAATACAATTAGACTCGTATGGGTGTTGAGCTTAGCAGGGGAAATTCTGAATAATGCTGTCAGCTTTGCTGTCTTTTGTGTTCTCGACTTTGTTGATTTCATTCTATGTTTTGTCTACAAAGTTATTGATTTCTGGATTGAATCCCAATGGAAACCTTGTTATTGTTCCTTTGCTAAACAACACATCATCGAAGGTGAAAACATCTTGGTTTCGGAAGAGTGCGAGTCCAAGACTGTTTGCCTCACGTCAACCAAGTTACAGTTGGAGGACATCTCGGATACCCTTTATTCTCGTCCTTCCATTGTTGCCCAGCTCTCCAAGTTTATTGTTAATGACCTAAACAAGGCGAAGAAAACAACGGTGACATCAACTTTCACCATTGACTCCACCATTGTTGAAATGCTTCGAGGCAATGTGGTTCCTa aacaatctgtattactaccaag ATGGTCTGATTGCGGTTGTAAAATCTGCAACTCTTGGACCTCTTCCAGCAAGGACACTCTTTTCGTTAAAGCTGAAGGACCCAAAG ATAAAGCTCGAGAAGATGTGTTATTCATTCATGGCTTAATTTCATCATCAGTATTTTGGACTGAAACTTTATTCCCCAACTTTTCGACTACTGTGAAATCGACTTACAGATTGTTGGCTGTTGATATACTGGGTTTTGGCCGAAGTCCGAAGCCAACTGAGTTGCTTTACACTTTAAGAGAGCATGTGGAAATGATTGAAAAGTCCGTGCTTGAAGCTTACCAAGTTAAATCATTCCACATTGTGGCTCATTCCTTAGGCTGCATTTTAGCCCTTGCTATAGCTGTTAAGCAGCCGGGATCCATCAAGTCTCTCACCCTACTCGCAcca CCATATTTTCCAGTGCCAAAGGGTGAACCAGCAACTCAATATATCATGAGAAGAATAGCGCCCCGGCGAGTGTGGCCGGTGATGGCTTTCGGTGCATCGATTGCTTGCTGGTACGAGCACATCAGCCGGACTTTTTGCCTGGTGATATGCAAGAACCACCGGTTTTGGGAATTTATCACCAAATTTATCACCCGAAACAG GATCAGGACTTACTTGTTAGAAAGTTTCTGCTGCCACACCCATAATTCTGGTTGGCATACATTTCACAATATCATTTGTGGCACTGCCGGCAAGCTCGACAGCTATTTGGACACCGTCTGCAACCAGCTAAAGTGCGAGGTCGCCATATTCCATGGAGGAGACGATAAAGTAATCCCGGTGGAATGTAGCTACAATGTACAGAGAAGAATCCCTCGTGCTCAAGTTAAGGTTGTCGAAAACAAAGATCACATTACAATTGTTGTTGGTAGACAAATGGCTTTTGCCAAGGAACTTGAGAAGATTTGGAAGAGATCTAAATGTGATTAA
- the LOC107930227 gene encoding methionine gamma-lyase-like, whose product MVVVDNTFSPMVLSPARLGADVVVHSMSKFISGGADVIAGAVCGPESLLNSMMDLHQGSLMLLGPTMNAKVAFELSERIPHLGLRMKEHCLRAMEYATRMKKMGLRVVYPGLEDHPQHHLLKSMANKGYGFGGLLCVDMESEEKANRLMHHLQNSSQFGLIAVSLGYYETLMSCSGSTTSSELNSEEKALAGISPGLVRMSIGYTGTLEQKWSQFERAISRTMDSIL is encoded by the exons ATGGTGGTTGTAGACAACACTTTCTCTCCCATGGTTCTTTCCCCTGCTCGGCTTGGTGCTGATGTGGTCGTTCACAGTATGTCCAAGTTCATAAGCGGTGGGGCCGATGTTATTGCAG GTGCTGTTTGTGGTCCTGAAAGCCTGTTGAACTCCATGATGGACCTTCACCAAGGTTCTTTGATGCTTCTAGGGCCGACCATGAACGCCAAGGTTGCCTTTGAACTCTCTGAAAGGATACCTCATTTGGGCCTGAGAATGAAGGAGCACTGCCTCAGAGCCATGGAATATGCTACTAGAATGAAGAAAATGGGTCTAAGGGTCGTGTACCCAGGCCTTGAGGATCACCCTCAACACCACCTATTAAAGTCCATGGCCAACAAGGGCTATGGGTTCGGCGGTCTTCTTTGTGTCGACATGGAATCGGAAGAGAAAGCTAACAGGCTGATGCACCACTTGCAGAACAGCTCTCAATTTGGATTAATAGCAGTTAGCTTGGGTTATTACGAGACTCTCATGTCTTGCTCCGGTAGCACTACCAGCAGTGAATTGAACTCAGAAGAGAAGGCCCTCGCCGGTATCTCGCCGGGGCTGGTGAGGATGTCGATTGGATATACTGGGACATTGGAGCAGAAGTGGAGCCAATTCGAAAGGGCAATCTCAAGGACGATGGATTCCATATTGTGA